The following are encoded together in the Patagioenas fasciata isolate bPatFas1 chromosome 7, bPatFas1.hap1, whole genome shotgun sequence genome:
- the LOC136116167 gene encoding olfactory receptor 14J1-like produces the protein MSNSSSITQFLLLAFADTRELQLLHFWLFLGIYLAALLGNGLIITTIAWDQHLHTPMYFFLLNLALLDLGCISTTVPSSIANSLWDTRAISYAGCAAQLFFFLFCATAEYSLLTIMSYDRYVAICKPLHYGTLLGSRACVHMAAAAWATGFLNALLHTANTFSLPLCKGNALGQFFCEIPQILKLSCSHSYLRELGLLVVSVCLTFGCFVFIVVSYVQIFRAVLRIPSEQGRHKAFSTCLPHLAVVSLFVSTGSFAYLKPPSISSPSLGLVVSVLYSAVPPAVNPLIYSMRNQELKDALCKLMTVFLLKL, from the coding sequence atgtccaacagcagctccatcacccagttcctcctcctggcgttcgcagacacacgggagctgcagctcttgcacttctggctcttcctgggcatctacctggctgccctgctgggcaacggcctcatcatcaccaccatagcctgggaccagcacctccacacccccatgtacttcttcctgctcaacctcgccctcctcgacctgggctgcatctccaccactgtgcccagctctatagccaattccctctgggacaccagggccatttcctatgcaggatgtgctgcccagcttttttttttcttgttctgtgctacagcagagtattctcttctcaccatcatgtcctacgaccgctacgttgccatctgcaaacccctgcactacgggaccctcctgggcagcagagcttgtgtccacatggcagcagctgcctgggccactgggtttctcaatgctctgctgcacacggccaatacattttcactgcccctgtgcaagggcaatgccctgggccagttcttctgtgaaatcccccagatcctcaagctctcctgctcacactcctacctcagggaacttgggcttcttgtggtcagtgtctgtttaactttcggctgttttgtgttcattgtggtgtcctatgtgcagatcttcagggccgtgctgaggatcccctctgagcagggacggcacaaagccttttccacctgcctccctcacctggccgtggtctccctgtttgtcagcactggttcatttgcctacctgaagcccccctccatctcctccccatccctgggtctggtggtgtctgttctgtactcagcggtgcctccagcagtgaaccccctcatctacagcatgaggaaccaggagctcaaggatgccctgtgcaaactgatgactgtaTTTCTTCTGAAACTATAA